The following are encoded together in the Sparus aurata chromosome 1, fSpaAur1.1, whole genome shotgun sequence genome:
- the wdr83os gene encoding PAT complex subunit Asterix produces MMSSNNMADPRRQNKILRYKPPSTESNPTLEDPTPDYMNLLGMIFSMCGLMLKLKWCAWIAVYCSFISFANSRSSEDTKQMMSSFMLSISAVVMSYLQNPQPMSPPW; encoded by the exons ATGATGTCTTCCAACAACATGGCGGACCCgaggagacaaaacaagatTTTAAG GTACAAGCCGCCCAGCACAGAGAGCAACCCCACACTGGAGGACCCCACGCCTGACTACATGAACCTGCTCGGCATGATCTTCAGCATGTGTGGACTGATGCTCAAG CTGAAGTGGTGTGCCTGGATCGCGGTCTACTGCTCTTTCATCAGCTTCGCAAACTCCAGAAGCTCGGAGGACACTAAACAGATGATGAGCAGCTTCAT GCTTTCCATCTCAGCCGTCGTGATGTCATACCTCCAGAACCCACAGCCGATGTCGCCGCCATGGTAA
- the LOC115587415 gene encoding WD repeat domain-containing protein 83 yields the protein MSFPQPRPQAPQLPQHLLRTIDCQQAAVRAVRFNADGNYLLSCGSDKSLKLWSVSRGTPLKTYSGHGYEVLDADSSYDNSQLCSCSSDKTVILWDVATGQVTRKLRGHAGKVNCVQFNEEATVILSGSIDGTVRCWDTRSRRFEPIQVLDEASDGISSLKVVQHELLTGSVDGRVRRYDLRMGQLHVDFISSPITCVCFSQDGQCTLSSTLDSTVRLLDKSTGEMLGEYKGHKMKGYKLDCCLSSKDTHVLSCSEDGHVYCWDLVEGSLTLKLPVGKAVVQSLSFHPTETCLATAMEGRVQVWGAEPEEAEEDGGAT from the exons ATGTCGTTCCCTCAGCCCAGACCTCAGGCTCCACAGCTCCCTCAACATCTGCTCAGGACCATCGACTGTCAGCAAGCAGCTGTCAGGGCTGTTCGCTTCAACG CCGATGGGAACTACCTGCTGTCTTGTGGCAGCGACAAATCTCTGAAGCTGTGGAGCGTGAGCCGAGGGACCCCGCTGAAGACGTACAGCGGCCACGGATACGAGGTCCTGGATGCTGACAG TTCCTATGACAACAGCCAGCTgtgctcctgcagctctgataaGACGGTGATCCTGTGGGACGTCGCTACAGGACAGGTCACACGCAAACTCAGAGGTCACGCCGGG AAAGTCAACTGTGTCCAGTTCAACGAGGAGGCAACTGTCATCCTGTCTG GCTCCATAGATGGGACCGTTCGGTGCTGGGACACCAGGTCCAGAAGATTTGAACCCATCCAGGTTCTAGACGAGGCGTCGGACGGTATCAGCAGCCTGAAGGTCGTACAGCACGAGCTGCTCACCGG GTCGGTGGACGGCAGAGTGCGGCGCTACGACCTGAGAATGGGACAGCTGCATGTTGACTTCATCAGCA gtcccatcacgtgtgtgtgtttcagtcagGATGGTCAGTGCACTCTGAGCTCCACTCTGGATTCAACAGTCAGGCTGCTGGACAAAAGCACAGGAGAGATGCTGGGAGA GTATAAAGGACACAAGATGAAGGGCTATAAGCTGGACTGCTGCCTGTCCAGTAAAGACACTCACGTCCTGAGCTGCTCTGAGGACGGACACGTCTACTGCTGGGACCTGGTGGAA GGATCTCTAACCTTGAAACTGCCTGTCGGCAAAGCCGTCGTCCAGTCGCTGTCCTTCCACCCCACAGAGACCTGCCTCGCCACAGCCATGGAGGGCCGTGTCCAGGTGTGGGGGGCCGAGccggaggaggcggaggaggacgGGGGGGCCACGTAG